In Chryseobacterium camelliae, one DNA window encodes the following:
- a CDS encoding SDR family oxidoreductase: MKVFVTGASGYNGSAILKELINAGHQVTGLARSEESARIIRDLGADVFHGNLEDLEILQQGAQNADGIIHCAFNHDFMKGGAGTFLDSAATDRNAIFAMGEVLKGTDKAIVITSGMLGLPKINGFITEESVAEHSPRPSEEAALDLASKGVKASVIRLAPSVHDKGDAGFIPFIISQARKNGVSAYPDEGKNCWVGVHRLDAAKAFRLAVEKGHKGALYNIVDGEGVEMKKIAELIGKELNLPVASLSGEDLNRHFEWMSYFITLDCPATNFKSQEMLGWKPSHIGLLEDMKLNYF; encoded by the coding sequence ATGAAAGTATTTGTTACAGGGGCATCGGGCTATAATGGCTCAGCCATACTCAAAGAGCTTATCAATGCAGGACATCAGGTAACCGGTTTGGCGCGGTCTGAAGAATCCGCCAGAATTATCCGGGATTTGGGTGCTGATGTATTCCACGGAAACCTTGAAGACCTAGAAATCCTTCAGCAGGGCGCCCAAAATGCTGATGGCATTATTCATTGTGCATTTAACCATGATTTTATGAAAGGTGGTGCAGGTACATTCTTAGATTCTGCGGCAACCGACAGGAATGCTATCTTTGCCATGGGTGAAGTGCTGAAAGGTACAGACAAGGCGATCGTGATCACTTCCGGAATGCTGGGCCTGCCAAAGATCAACGGTTTTATAACTGAAGAGAGCGTTGCAGAACATTCACCAAGGCCATCCGAGGAAGCTGCATTAGACCTGGCTTCAAAAGGAGTCAAAGCTTCTGTCATCCGACTGGCACCTTCTGTCCATGACAAGGGCGATGCCGGATTCATCCCTTTTATCATCAGTCAGGCACGTAAAAACGGGGTATCCGCCTATCCTGATGAAGGCAAAAACTGCTGGGTGGGTGTTCATCGTTTAGACGCCGCAAAGGCTTTTCGCCTTGCTGTGGAAAAAGGTCATAAAGGTGCACTATATAACATTGTGGATGGCGAAGGTGTTGAAATGAAAAAGATCGCAGAACTGATCGGCAAGGAACTGAACCTTCCGGTAGCCTCTCTTTCCGGAGAAGACCTTAACAGACACTTTGAATGGATGAGCTATTTTATTACCCTGGACTGCCCTGCTACCAATTTTAAGAGCCAGGAAATGCTGGGTTGGAAGCCTTCTCATATAGGGCTTCTGGAAGATATGAAGCTTAATTATTTCTAA
- a CDS encoding SDR family NAD(P)-dependent oxidoreductase has product MKKILITGANQGIGFEAAKQLAGLGHYVYLGSRSQSNGIEAQEKLHEAGFHNVECIELDVTDVKSIQSVKHILESKEHQLDVLINNAGIAGEQPQTMSTGNMANLRNVFETNFFGAVQTTQLLMDLLKKSDAPRIINVSSPLGSLSIQTDSQSPNFRIYDAYSASKTALNAFTVLLSKELQDTNFSVISVEPGYTASNLNGYQGTQTTAQAAGIIVQFATVHDVSTGTFFDRNGNKLAW; this is encoded by the coding sequence ATGAAAAAGATTCTTATAACAGGTGCCAACCAGGGAATTGGTTTTGAAGCGGCCAAACAGCTGGCCGGACTCGGTCATTATGTTTATCTTGGAAGCCGGAGTCAGTCCAATGGAATTGAAGCTCAAGAAAAGTTACACGAAGCAGGGTTTCATAATGTAGAATGTATCGAGCTCGATGTCACGGATGTAAAATCTATACAATCAGTAAAGCATATCCTGGAATCGAAAGAGCATCAGTTGGATGTGCTGATCAACAATGCAGGCATCGCAGGGGAGCAGCCCCAAACGATGTCAACAGGCAATATGGCCAACCTGCGGAATGTTTTCGAGACTAATTTTTTCGGTGCTGTACAAACGACCCAATTGCTGATGGATTTGCTGAAAAAATCAGATGCGCCAAGAATCATCAATGTGTCCAGTCCTCTGGGTTCGCTTTCCATTCAGACGGATTCCCAAAGTCCCAATTTCAGGATCTATGATGCGTACAGTGCGTCTAAAACTGCGTTGAATGCCTTTACAGTTCTGCTTTCAAAAGAATTACAGGATACCAATTTCAGCGTGATCAGTGTAGAGCCCGGCTACACGGCATCAAACCTGAACGGATATCAGGGAACCCAGACCACAGCACAGGCCGCAGGTATCATTGTACAATTTGCAACTGTGCACGATGTATCAACCGGTACATTTTTCGATAGAAACGGCAATAAATTGGCCTGGTAA
- a CDS encoding helix-turn-helix domain-containing protein produces MEQRQIQRIKTISEFHQLRGLPKPEHPLISVVNYSSIKRPSDIGEINLVLDFYMISQKSGLAGKMYYGQQEFDFDEGVMAFIEPNQVFRIQSDPTSTEKRSGWMLLIHPDFLWNTPLAKTIRQYDYFDYSVNEALFLSEKEQKTLNGIIENIRQEYHTNMDRFSKQIIVSQIESLLNYSERFYNRQFLTREKTNHDILGRLESLLTGYFDDDDLAIKGLPTVQYIAEALHVSPKYLSSLLKLLTGQSTQQHIHDKLISKAKEKLSTTNLSVSEIAYDLGFEHSQSFSKLFKTKTQMSPLEFRASFY; encoded by the coding sequence ATGGAACAGCGGCAGATACAAAGGATAAAAACCATCAGTGAGTTTCACCAGTTACGTGGCTTGCCCAAGCCTGAGCATCCACTGATCAGTGTCGTCAATTATTCGTCGATTAAAAGACCTTCGGATATTGGCGAAATAAATCTGGTGCTCGATTTTTATATGATTTCACAGAAAAGCGGGTTGGCTGGGAAAATGTATTACGGACAACAGGAATTTGATTTTGATGAGGGTGTAATGGCCTTTATAGAACCTAACCAGGTGTTCAGGATACAGTCTGATCCCACTTCTACCGAAAAGCGTAGCGGCTGGATGCTGCTCATTCACCCCGATTTTTTATGGAATACCCCGCTGGCAAAGACAATCAGGCAGTATGATTATTTTGATTATTCCGTGAATGAAGCATTGTTTCTTTCGGAAAAAGAACAGAAAACGCTGAACGGCATCATTGAGAATATCAGGCAGGAATACCATACCAATATGGACAGGTTCAGCAAGCAGATCATTGTTTCACAGATTGAGAGCCTGCTCAATTATTCGGAACGGTTTTACAACCGCCAGTTCCTTACCAGGGAGAAGACTAACCATGATATTTTAGGGCGTCTCGAAAGTCTGCTTACTGGCTATTTTGATGATGATGATTTAGCCATCAAAGGATTGCCGACGGTTCAATATATTGCCGAAGCTTTACATGTTTCACCAAAATACCTGAGCAGCCTGCTCAAATTGCTTACAGGACAAAGTACGCAACAGCACATACATGATAAACTGATCAGCAAAGCGAAGGAAAAACTATCAACAACAAACTTATCCGTGAGTGAAATTGCCTACGATCTAGGATTTGAACATTCGCAATCATTCAGTAAATTATTTAAGACTAAGACACAGATGTCACCTTTGGAATTCAGGGCTTCGTTTTACTAA
- a CDS encoding phage tail protein has protein sequence MDGTIGEIRLFAADFAPRNWQYCNGILLAIRSNVALFSLFGTTYGGDGVTTFGIPNLAGRSAVGVGQGPGLSYYQLGETTGTNSVTLTLQNLPAHTHSISGNVVVPAYSDEGDSGTPANNVLASKASMYSNQSSDSTTKAIPLAMQIGTSGGGNALTFVQPSLGMNYIVCLLGIFPQRS, from the coding sequence ATGGACGGAACAATTGGAGAAATCCGACTTTTTGCCGCAGACTTTGCTCCCAGGAACTGGCAGTATTGTAATGGTATTTTATTGGCCATCAGGTCAAATGTAGCTCTGTTTTCACTCTTCGGAACCACGTATGGAGGGGATGGTGTAACGACTTTTGGCATCCCAAACCTAGCCGGCAGATCGGCTGTGGGAGTGGGGCAGGGGCCTGGATTGTCGTATTACCAGCTGGGTGAAACAACAGGGACGAATTCTGTGACTTTAACTTTACAGAATTTACCAGCCCATACTCACAGTATATCAGGAAACGTTGTTGTTCCTGCTTACTCGGATGAAGGTGATTCGGGAACTCCGGCAAACAATGTGCTTGCTTCAAAGGCATCCATGTACAGCAATCAGAGCAGCGACTCCACCACAAAAGCAATTCCTTTGGCCATGCAAATAGGAACCTCGGGAGGCGGTAATGCCCTCACATTTGTTCAGCCATCATTAGGGATGAATTATATCGTATGCCTGTTAGGAATTTTCCCTCAGAGGTCCTGA
- a CDS encoding phage tail protein, with protein MEGYIGEIRLFGGNFAPLGWVFCDGTKYSLAEYTAAFTLLGTTFGGDGQTTFAVPDLRGRVAVGTGQGTGLTAINLGQTGGSETVTMTSAQMPLHSHAAAATITFPCFSDEGDTGSPTGNILAGLSGAYSTQAPDTTIAPAAITGSISVVGSSIPFSIIQPVLSTNYIICLEGYFPPRD; from the coding sequence ATGGAAGGTTATATAGGAGAAATCCGATTATTTGGAGGAAATTTTGCTCCGTTAGGCTGGGTTTTCTGTGACGGAACAAAATACAGTTTAGCAGAATATACAGCAGCATTTACACTTTTAGGAACTACTTTCGGTGGAGACGGGCAAACTACTTTTGCTGTGCCGGACCTGAGGGGCCGTGTAGCAGTAGGCACGGGACAGGGAACAGGATTAACGGCCATTAATTTGGGACAGACCGGAGGTTCAGAAACGGTTACCATGACTTCTGCGCAAATGCCTTTACACAGCCATGCGGCAGCGGCAACCATTACATTCCCTTGTTTCTCAGATGAAGGAGACACAGGCTCTCCTACAGGAAACATACTGGCGGGCCTTTCTGGTGCTTATTCTACCCAGGCCCCGGACACCACTATCGCTCCGGCGGCCATTACAGGTTCAATATCGGTTGTAGGCAGCAGCATACCTTTCAGCATCATACAGCCTGTGCTGTCCACCAATTATATCATTTGTCTGGAGGGGTATTTTCCTCCGAGAGACTAA
- a CDS encoding phage tail protein, with product MEGTMSEIRMFAGNFAPKYWAFCQGQTLAINTNQALFALLGNTYGGDGRTTFMLPNFSGRTAMGTGTGVGTKVFQLGQMVGTETVTCDLQHMPTHNHVAGSETISIKTFSDEGNTGSPTGSTLAALSGLYSTQQADSSMKPIPNAFALSAAGSGQPISIRQPYLGINYIICVYGIFPSRS from the coding sequence ATGGAAGGAACCATGTCAGAAATAAGGATGTTTGCAGGAAATTTTGCTCCGAAATACTGGGCATTCTGCCAGGGACAGACATTAGCAATCAACACAAATCAGGCGCTTTTTGCACTTTTGGGCAATACCTACGGAGGCGATGGAAGGACCACTTTCATGCTGCCTAACTTTTCCGGAAGAACCGCTATGGGAACAGGAACGGGTGTAGGTACAAAGGTGTTCCAGCTGGGACAAATGGTAGGTACCGAAACGGTAACCTGTGACCTCCAGCATATGCCTACACATAATCATGTGGCGGGATCGGAAACGATCTCGATAAAAACTTTTTCAGATGAGGGCAACACCGGTTCTCCCACGGGAAGTACGCTGGCTGCATTGTCCGGGCTGTATTCAACTCAGCAGGCAGACAGCAGTATGAAACCGATCCCCAATGCATTTGCTTTAAGTGCAGCGGGCAGTGGCCAGCCGATCAGCATACGCCAGCCCTATCTGGGAATCAATTATATCATTTGTGTCTACGGAATTTTCCCGTCCAGATCTTAA
- a CDS encoding ABC transporter substrate-binding protein translates to MKIAILLPRSVIYPSLSFDIMDGFKQSLNTMGLEGYHEIVSAGIGVAAKHEEIYDHCEQFLLSGTDVIIGYMNPLAAEFVHPLFESTGKTLIVLDSGYHFPKFQKLRNAWFISLQGSLCTRVIVQKAIEDGFRNFAFSCSFYDAGYRPSYVYAAAVEEKGGSIVFNHITSLRRADFTLKPLKEFLEKEPETAVLATFCGDMAEDFFTASTGMTGNCMVYGTSFTSDETWLNKIAYPGYDWSTAVAWSGELQIPENRVFVNTMNRMKEGKANLFSLLGWEAAQFIGLENTSLDGMIISSPRGRVSINPENGFTEAGVYYATVSKDEITGNCILRDLEAASLTESERKGLENNIQSLQNIEANTWLNAYACLES, encoded by the coding sequence ATGAAAATAGCTATACTTTTACCAAGATCCGTGATCTATCCATCGCTTTCTTTTGATATTATGGATGGTTTTAAACAGTCCCTGAATACTATGGGCCTGGAGGGATATCATGAAATTGTTTCGGCCGGAATAGGGGTGGCCGCAAAGCATGAGGAAATTTATGACCATTGCGAACAGTTTTTATTGTCCGGAACGGATGTCATCATAGGATATATGAATCCGCTTGCTGCAGAATTCGTACATCCTCTGTTTGAATCTACCGGCAAAACGCTGATTGTTCTGGACAGTGGCTATCATTTCCCTAAATTTCAAAAGCTCCGGAACGCCTGGTTCATTTCCCTTCAGGGCAGTTTGTGTACCAGGGTAATCGTTCAGAAGGCCATTGAAGACGGATTCAGGAACTTTGCGTTCAGCTGCTCATTTTATGACGCCGGCTACCGGCCCTCTTATGTCTATGCTGCGGCTGTGGAAGAAAAGGGCGGATCTATTGTATTCAACCACATTACTTCTTTGCGGCGTGCAGATTTTACCCTGAAGCCCCTTAAGGAATTCCTGGAAAAAGAACCGGAGACAGCAGTGCTAGCCACTTTCTGCGGTGATATGGCGGAGGATTTTTTTACTGCAAGCACCGGTATGACAGGTAATTGTATGGTGTATGGAACCAGCTTCACGTCTGATGAAACCTGGCTGAATAAAATAGCCTATCCCGGATATGACTGGAGCACCGCTGTGGCATGGTCAGGAGAATTGCAGATCCCCGAAAACAGGGTTTTTGTCAATACAATGAACAGGATGAAGGAAGGTAAAGCCAACCTTTTCTCGTTGCTGGGTTGGGAGGCTGCGCAATTCATCGGATTGGAAAATACAAGCCTTGACGGTATGATCATAAGTTCACCCCGGGGGAGAGTATCAATAAATCCTGAAAACGGATTTACGGAAGCCGGTGTGTATTATGCTACTGTTTCAAAAGATGAAATCACAGGAAATTGTATTCTCAGAGACCTGGAAGCGGCTTCGCTTACAGAATCGGAGCGCAAAGGACTAGAAAATAATATTCAGTCCCTGCAGAATATTGAAGCAAATACATGGCTTAACGCTTATGCCTGCCTGGAATCATGA
- a CDS encoding formyltransferase family protein, translated as MAIPALQSLHAEGRLCAVGVAEGNTDVMDFCALLSQQSGISLFVISKENRSSQIIEIIRTSGADYIFTMTFPWKISQKILHDYPHTFYNFHYGLLPEMRGADPVFESLRIKAKETGITVHAIDQHIDEGAIILKKSLPLTADMTHGTLCTHLSWLGASLLHELIVLLQANFRGTGQDTDHARYFPKPGISDVCISWQKYDAETIEALSRACNPWNKGAYTQWNGWNIRVVEATVVHNVNSHPGFPGTIVSLDKEQGFIVKCNNETHLRLDIVYTDEGFMSGHKLSAFGLKKGGQLINLQPN; from the coding sequence ATGGCAATCCCGGCCCTCCAGTCTCTACATGCGGAAGGCCGGCTTTGTGCTGTAGGCGTGGCAGAAGGCAACACGGATGTCATGGATTTTTGTGCATTGCTCTCACAGCAATCCGGAATATCACTTTTTGTCATCAGTAAAGAAAACCGGTCTTCACAGATCATCGAAATAATTCGTACGAGCGGTGCAGACTACATCTTTACCATGACCTTCCCCTGGAAAATCAGCCAGAAAATCCTTCATGACTATCCGCATACCTTTTATAATTTCCATTACGGGCTGCTACCTGAAATGCGTGGTGCCGATCCGGTTTTTGAATCGCTCAGGATTAAAGCTAAAGAGACCGGAATTACAGTTCATGCCATAGACCAGCATATTGATGAGGGGGCCATTATACTGAAAAAAAGTCTTCCTCTTACCGCTGATATGACACATGGTACTTTATGTACCCATCTGTCATGGTTAGGAGCAAGCCTTCTTCATGAGCTGATCGTTTTATTGCAGGCTAATTTCCGGGGCACAGGACAGGATACCGATCATGCACGCTATTTTCCCAAACCGGGGATTTCGGATGTCTGTATTTCTTGGCAAAAGTATGATGCCGAAACCATTGAAGCGCTGTCAAGAGCATGTAATCCTTGGAATAAAGGCGCTTATACCCAATGGAATGGGTGGAATATCAGAGTGGTGGAAGCTACTGTGGTTCATAATGTAAACAGCCATCCGGGATTTCCCGGAACCATTGTTTCATTGGATAAAGAACAGGGATTCATCGTGAAATGTAATAACGAAACCCATCTCAGGTTAGATATTGTCTATACTGATGAGGGATTTATGAGTGGACATAAACTATCTGCCTTTGGACTTAAAAAGGGCGGACAGCTGATCAATTTACAACCTAATTAA